One Actinospica robiniae DSM 44927 genomic region harbors:
- a CDS encoding DUF3592 domain-containing protein — MRAALFAAFGVGVSVWAVSAAYTQFALRYDGITTQARVVVTQAAGKVVQCEVSYQDSAGVRYEAWLDSQCGGAQAGQSVLVRYLPSRPTTVAAVSSLTLPSILSNESGYLFLGLLACAVAVVGILAVTGVLGRWAAL, encoded by the coding sequence GTGCGGGCCGCGCTCTTCGCGGCTTTCGGCGTCGGGGTCAGTGTGTGGGCCGTTTCAGCGGCGTACACACAGTTCGCCTTGCGATATGACGGAATTACCACGCAAGCACGGGTAGTGGTGACCCAGGCGGCCGGTAAGGTCGTGCAATGTGAGGTCTCTTATCAGGACTCCGCAGGTGTCCGGTACGAGGCGTGGCTCGACAGCCAGTGTGGGGGCGCGCAAGCAGGGCAGAGCGTCCTGGTGCGGTATCTGCCGAGTCGACCGACGACGGTCGCCGCTGTCAGCTCCCTGACCTTGCCGTCGATCCTGAGCAACGAGTCAGGCTATCTGTTCCTCGGGCTTCTGGCGTGCGCGGTCGCCGTGGTGGGCATCCTCGCGGTCACAGGAGTGCTCGGGCGCTGGGCCGCACTTTGA
- a CDS encoding hemerythrin domain-containing protein has protein sequence MIGWGQHRVLVTDCVKHGGVEPKGPPPVASQEGDRVIALSLQLAAAHRRLRHQITEVRAGLGQRRMRDDTLVTHCLAFCDALTAHHLGEDEGIFTALVAQRPDLAGTIAKLVEDHGMIAAILSRVRELADAAAVSDGAAVEAIRRELDGLAAIMESHFRYEERAVGRALDEDVAEHPEAHRKALPRSVGSDRHPSALRRAADDAGGSGQVHPQRSKDQRSDQ, from the coding sequence GTGATCGGCTGGGGGCAGCATCGCGTGCTGGTGACGGACTGCGTCAAGCATGGAGGTGTTGAACCGAAGGGACCGCCACCCGTGGCTTCCCAAGAAGGCGATCGCGTGATCGCCCTTAGTTTGCAGCTCGCCGCGGCACATCGACGACTCCGTCATCAGATCACTGAGGTCAGGGCGGGCCTCGGGCAGCGCCGGATGCGCGATGACACACTCGTGACCCACTGCCTCGCTTTCTGCGACGCGCTGACGGCACACCACCTCGGCGAAGACGAGGGGATCTTCACTGCCCTCGTGGCTCAGCGCCCTGATCTCGCCGGGACTATCGCGAAGCTGGTCGAGGACCACGGGATGATCGCCGCGATCCTCTCGCGCGTCCGCGAGCTCGCCGACGCGGCCGCCGTGTCGGACGGCGCCGCAGTGGAGGCGATCAGGCGTGAGCTCGACGGGTTGGCGGCGATCATGGAGTCCCACTTCCGCTACGAGGAACGGGCCGTCGGCCGGGCGTTGGACGAAGACGTGGCCGAACATCCCGAGGCCCATCGAAAGGCTCTGCCACGGTCGGTAGGATCCGATCGACACCCATCGGCACTCCGTCGGGCCGCTGACGACGCTGGCGGGTCGGGGCAGGTTCACCCACAACGAAGCAAGGACCAGAGAAGTGATCAGTAG
- a CDS encoding oligosaccharide flippase family protein — protein sequence MRVRPRVGEIPAPDPDQPTDQPTDPHEDLHGNVRRGVRWSLVNTVVIRIGNFLTGVVLARGLLGPRDWGLYAIGLAALAVLLAANEMGVSLAIVRWEGDVRRFAPTVLTLSTLSSTVLYAVLFVIAPEAARLLGSGDATGVLRVLGLAVIIDGISCVPAGVLNRTFAQQRRMWIDAANFVVGSGLTIGLAVAGIGAMSFAWGSVAGNVVGLVGCAVCAPGYLKPGWDREQAKALIRFGAPLAGASLLVLCMLNVDSVVVGATLGPVALGLYQLAFNMSGWPVRAVSEVARRVSFAGFSRLAETGRIAKGFENSLSLLMAAAMPPCVLLLTLAKPAISFVYGHEWTGASGALSFLAMLGVLRVAFELAYDCLVAAGRQRALILVQGWWLVALIPALIFAARMRGIAGVGAGHILVAGPLVTPFFLWALSRAGIKPGVVLRACWRPVVGGAAMAAVSLAVARFGGLHGTPVLFVASVPALAVYAVIIWPAVARMRGRRPGRLHRRPKWRTARLRRTDPRPPNTWDVPQGEPQW from the coding sequence GTGAGGGTCCGGCCGCGCGTCGGGGAGATCCCGGCACCCGACCCCGACCAGCCCACCGACCAGCCCACCGATCCGCACGAGGACCTGCACGGCAACGTACGGCGCGGAGTGCGCTGGAGCCTGGTCAACACCGTGGTGATCCGGATCGGCAACTTCCTGACCGGCGTCGTGCTCGCCCGCGGGCTGCTCGGCCCGCGGGACTGGGGCCTGTACGCGATCGGGCTGGCCGCGCTTGCGGTGCTGCTGGCCGCGAACGAGATGGGCGTGAGCCTGGCCATCGTGCGCTGGGAGGGGGACGTGCGCCGGTTCGCGCCGACCGTGCTGACCCTCTCCACGCTCTCGTCCACCGTGCTCTACGCCGTGCTCTTCGTCATCGCGCCGGAGGCGGCCCGGCTGCTCGGCTCGGGCGACGCCACCGGCGTGCTGCGGGTGCTGGGCCTGGCCGTGATCATCGACGGGATCTCCTGCGTGCCGGCCGGGGTGCTCAACCGCACCTTCGCCCAGCAGCGCCGGATGTGGATCGACGCGGCGAACTTCGTCGTCGGCAGCGGCCTGACGATCGGGCTGGCCGTGGCCGGGATCGGCGCGATGAGCTTCGCCTGGGGCTCGGTCGCGGGCAACGTGGTCGGCCTGGTCGGCTGCGCCGTCTGCGCCCCCGGATACCTCAAGCCCGGCTGGGACCGGGAGCAGGCCAAGGCCCTGATCCGGTTCGGCGCGCCGCTGGCGGGCGCGAGCCTGCTGGTGCTGTGCATGCTCAACGTCGACTCGGTGGTGGTCGGCGCGACGCTCGGACCGGTCGCGCTCGGGCTCTACCAGCTGGCGTTCAACATGTCCGGCTGGCCGGTGCGCGCGGTCTCCGAGGTGGCCCGGCGGGTGTCCTTCGCCGGCTTCTCCCGGCTGGCCGAGACCGGCCGGATCGCCAAGGGCTTCGAGAACAGCCTCAGCCTGCTGATGGCGGCCGCGATGCCGCCCTGCGTGCTGCTGCTGACGCTGGCCAAGCCGGCCATCTCCTTCGTCTACGGGCACGAATGGACCGGGGCCTCCGGCGCGCTGAGCTTCCTGGCCATGCTGGGCGTGCTGCGGGTGGCCTTCGAGCTCGCCTACGACTGCCTGGTCGCGGCCGGGCGTCAGCGGGCCCTGATCCTGGTGCAGGGCTGGTGGCTGGTCGCCCTCATTCCGGCCCTGATCTTCGCCGCCCGGATGCGCGGCATCGCCGGCGTCGGCGCCGGGCACATCCTGGTGGCCGGCCCGCTGGTGACCCCGTTCTTCCTGTGGGCTCTGTCCCGGGCCGGGATCAAGCCCGGGGTGGTACTGCGGGCCTGTTGGCGCCCGGTGGTCGGCGGCGCGGCGATGGCGGCCGTCTCGCTGGCGGTGGCCCGGTTCGGCGGCCTGCACGGGACGCCGGTGCTGTTCGTCGCCTCCGTGCCCGCGCTGGCCGTCTACGCCGTGATCATCTGGCCGGCCGTGGCCCGCATGCGCGGCCGGCGCCCCGGTCGGCTGCACCGCCGGCCGAAATGGCGGACCGCGCGGTTGAGACGTACCGACCCCCGTCCCCCGAACACCTGGGACGTCCCCCAAGGAGAGCCTCAGTGGTGA
- a CDS encoding glycosyltransferase family 2 protein, producing MVKAQVKKAVRARVGWLPPYELRNKVLLGHTVPAVLRFENAQVKSLRALLPPPAGKPPLVTTVIPTYRRPEQLRAAVVSALEQTVREHRVLVVDDGAGLPDLPDDPRLTALSLSRNCAVLGVVRNVGIRLADSPYLAFLDDDNTWEPDHLAVTIEALEADPRLAGVYTALRRMLPDGTDYDVISEPFDVRTARERAYLDANAFVVRADARLRFSRLRRDRGVLPREDWATLYPFARRHRVTHIPRGTVRYLVNPQTYYTTWDGDEAAAAAS from the coding sequence GTGGTGAAGGCACAGGTCAAGAAGGCGGTCCGGGCCCGCGTCGGCTGGCTGCCGCCGTACGAGCTGCGCAACAAGGTACTGCTGGGCCACACCGTGCCGGCGGTCCTGCGCTTCGAGAACGCGCAGGTCAAGAGCCTCAGGGCCCTGCTACCGCCGCCGGCGGGCAAACCGCCGCTGGTCACCACGGTCATCCCCACCTACCGGCGCCCGGAACAGCTGCGCGCGGCAGTGGTATCAGCTCTCGAACAGACGGTGCGCGAGCACCGGGTCCTGGTCGTGGACGACGGCGCCGGACTGCCCGACCTGCCGGACGATCCGCGCCTGACCGCGCTGAGCCTGTCCCGCAACTGCGCGGTCCTCGGCGTCGTGCGCAACGTCGGCATCCGCCTCGCCGACTCGCCGTACCTGGCGTTCCTGGACGACGACAACACCTGGGAGCCGGACCACCTCGCCGTCACGATCGAGGCGCTCGAAGCCGACCCGCGCCTGGCCGGCGTCTACACCGCGCTGCGCCGGATGCTCCCGGACGGCACGGACTACGACGTCATATCGGAGCCGTTCGACGTCCGCACCGCCCGCGAGCGCGCCTACCTCGACGCCAACGCCTTCGTGGTCCGCGCCGACGCGAGGCTCCGCTTCAGCAGGCTGCGACGCGACCGCGGCGTGCTCCCGCGCGAGGACTGGGCCACCCTCTACCCCTTCGCCCGCCGCCACCGCGTCACCCACATCCCCCGCGGCACCGTCCGCTACCTGGTGAACCCGCAGACGTACTACACGACCTGGGACGGCGACGAGGCGGCAGCCGCAGCCTCCTGA